A single genomic interval of Bos indicus isolate NIAB-ARS_2022 breed Sahiwal x Tharparkar chromosome 5, NIAB-ARS_B.indTharparkar_mat_pri_1.0, whole genome shotgun sequence harbors:
- the ZNF641 gene encoding zinc finger protein 641 isoform X2 produces the protein MLSEQTAALGTGWESMNVQVDRAEPQVERGSQEEGPWRTAPGPLEHLCCDLEEEPQSLQEKAQSTPWVPAIPQEGSTGDWEMAAALLAAGSQGLVTIKDVSLCFSQEEWRSLDPSQTDFYGEYVMQENCGIVVSLRFPIPKLDMLSQLEGGEEQWVPDPPDLEERDILKVTYTGDGSEHEGDTPELEAEPPRMLSSVSQDTVLWNPEQDANWDSMPRNSRGMLLGPPFLQEDSFSNLLCSTEMDSLLRPHTCPQCGKQFVWGSHLARHQQTHTGERPYSCLKCEKSFGRRHHLIRHQKTHLHDKPSRCPECGKNFRCNSHLASHQRVHADGKSCKGQEVGESPGARKRQRAPPVPKCHVCTECGKSFGRRHHLVRHWLTHTGEKPFQCPRCEKSFGRKHHLDRHLLTHQGQSPRSSWDRGTSVF, from the exons ATGCTTTCAGAACAGACAGCAGCCCTGGGGACAGGATGGGAGTCAATGAATGTCCAGGTGGATAGAGCAGAGCCCCAGGTGGAAAGGGGAAGCCAGGAAGAGGGGCCATGGAGAACAGCTCCAGGGCCATTGGAGCACCTATGCTGTGACCTTGAAGAGGAGCCACAGTCCCTTCAGGAGAAGG CTCAGTCCACTCCCTGGGTTCCTGCCATTCCCCAAGAAGGGAGCACTGGAGACTGGGAGATGGCAGCTGCACTTCTTGCGGCGGGATCACAG GGCCTGGTAACCATCAAGGATGTGTCACTGTGCTTCTCTCAGGAGGAGTGGAGGAGCCTGGACCCTTCTCAAACAGACTTCTATGGAGAATATGTCATGCAGGAAAACTGTGGGATAGTGGTCTCCCTGA GATTTCCAATTCCCAAACTGGATATGCTTTCTCAACTAGAAGGAGGAGAAGAACAATGGGTCCCTGACCCCCCAGACTTAGAAGAGAGGGACATTCTGAAGGTCACATACACAG GAGACGGAAGTGAGCACGAGGGGGATACCCCTGAACTAGAAGCAGAGCCTCCCAGAATGTTATCTAGTGTGTCTCAAGATACTGTTCTCTGGAACCCAGAGCAGGATGCAAACTGGGATTCCATGCCCAGAAACTCCAGAGGCATGCTCCTAGGCCCACCTTTTCTTCAGGAAGACAGCTTCTCAAACCTTCTGTGTAGCACAGAAATGGATTCCCTGTTAAGACCACACACGTGCCCCCAGTGTGGTAAACAGTTTGTGTGGGGCTCCCACCTGGCCAGGCACCAGCAGACACACACTGGGGAGAGGCCCTACAGCTGCCTCAAGTGTGAGAAGAGCTTTGGGAGAAGACATCACCTGATCCGACACCAGAAAACCCACCTACATGACAAGCCCAGCAGGTGCCCTGAGTGTGGCAAGAATTTCCGATGCAACTCCCATCTAGCCAGCCACCAGAGAGTGCACGCAGATGGCAAATCCTGCAAGGGCCAAGAGGTTGGAGAGAGCCCTGGGGCTAGGAAGCGACAGCGTGCGCCACCTGTGCCAAAGTGCCACGTGTGCACTGAGTGTGGGAAGAGCTTTGGCCGACGGCACCACCTGGTGAGACACTGGCTGACACACACCGGGGAGAAGCCCTTCCAGTGCCCACGCTGTGAGAAGAGCTTCGGCCGCAAACATCACCTGGACAGGCAcctgctgacccaccagggacAGAGTCCCCGGAGCAGCTGGGACAGAGGGACGTCTGTCTTTTGA
- the ZNF641 gene encoding zinc finger protein 641 isoform X1 encodes MAAALLAAGSQGLVTIKDVSLCFSQEEWRSLDPSQTDFYGEYVMQENCGIVVSLRFPIPKLDMLSQLEGGEEQWVPDPPDLEERDILKVTYTGDGSEHEGDTPELEAEPPRMLSSVSQDTVLWNPEQDANWDSMPRNSRGMLLGPPFLQEDSFSNLLCSTEMDSLLRPHTCPQCGKQFVWGSHLARHQQTHTGERPYSCLKCEKSFGRRHHLIRHQKTHLHDKPSRCPECGKNFRCNSHLASHQRVHADGKSCKGQEVGESPGARKRQRAPPVPKCHVCTECGKSFGRRHHLVRHWLTHTGEKPFQCPRCEKSFGRKHHLDRHLLTHQGQSPRSSWDRGTSVF; translated from the exons ATGGCAGCTGCACTTCTTGCGGCGGGATCACAG GGCCTGGTAACCATCAAGGATGTGTCACTGTGCTTCTCTCAGGAGGAGTGGAGGAGCCTGGACCCTTCTCAAACAGACTTCTATGGAGAATATGTCATGCAGGAAAACTGTGGGATAGTGGTCTCCCTGA GATTTCCAATTCCCAAACTGGATATGCTTTCTCAACTAGAAGGAGGAGAAGAACAATGGGTCCCTGACCCCCCAGACTTAGAAGAGAGGGACATTCTGAAGGTCACATACACAG GAGACGGAAGTGAGCACGAGGGGGATACCCCTGAACTAGAAGCAGAGCCTCCCAGAATGTTATCTAGTGTGTCTCAAGATACTGTTCTCTGGAACCCAGAGCAGGATGCAAACTGGGATTCCATGCCCAGAAACTCCAGAGGCATGCTCCTAGGCCCACCTTTTCTTCAGGAAGACAGCTTCTCAAACCTTCTGTGTAGCACAGAAATGGATTCCCTGTTAAGACCACACACGTGCCCCCAGTGTGGTAAACAGTTTGTGTGGGGCTCCCACCTGGCCAGGCACCAGCAGACACACACTGGGGAGAGGCCCTACAGCTGCCTCAAGTGTGAGAAGAGCTTTGGGAGAAGACATCACCTGATCCGACACCAGAAAACCCACCTACATGACAAGCCCAGCAGGTGCCCTGAGTGTGGCAAGAATTTCCGATGCAACTCCCATCTAGCCAGCCACCAGAGAGTGCACGCAGATGGCAAATCCTGCAAGGGCCAAGAGGTTGGAGAGAGCCCTGGGGCTAGGAAGCGACAGCGTGCGCCACCTGTGCCAAAGTGCCACGTGTGCACTGAGTGTGGGAAGAGCTTTGGCCGACGGCACCACCTGGTGAGACACTGGCTGACACACACCGGGGAGAAGCCCTTCCAGTGCCCACGCTGTGAGAAGAGCTTCGGCCGCAAACATCACCTGGACAGGCAcctgctgacccaccagggacAGAGTCCCCGGAGCAGCTGGGACAGAGGGACGTCTGTCTTTTGA